The Bacillota bacterium genome contains a region encoding:
- a CDS encoding GrdX family protein — MDFMIMTNNPEIAKSYQDFNVYCVEGTILQLFFNVRDLIHKGHRLLMHPLSGSLKPGTMPYKTIVLTSGKAQLDLESLYYIENSIETYHKTKTDLSGINDQEILLDYAMVDLLHLQAFLESGIVLS; from the coding sequence ATGGATTTTATGATTATGACGAACAATCCTGAAATAGCGAAATCATATCAAGACTTTAATGTGTACTGCGTTGAAGGAACTATACTACAGCTGTTTTTCAATGTGAGGGATTTAATCCACAAGGGACATCGTCTATTAATGCATCCGTTAAGTGGTAGCCTTAAACCGGGGACTATGCCGTATAAGACAATTGTTTTGACCAGTGGAAAAGCACAACTTGATTTAGAATCCCTTTATTATATTGAAAACAGTATAGAAACCTACCATAAAACAAAAACAGATTTATCTGGGATTAATGATCAAGAAATTCTTTTAGATTATGCCATGGTCGATCTATTGCACCTGCAAGCGTTCCTGGAAAGCGGTATAGTCCTGTCCTGA
- the grdC gene encoding glycine/sarcosine/betaine reductase complex component C subunit beta, with product MGFPIIKGFSYIIAHVPDLVVYGSKPTRELIKDSTLRDRITSNLRSYDEAKDYPPHQAFIGNIKPEDLWNYEKPWFKNLLTGSLRTSPWGEIMPEDEFYALLKIVDEFDLIYLSREFTDQVRNKYEKNELFEPAEIERLGSGVELGKIEEKIKAGAMSLQIGGNTVGCIQDGHDEDDNLKADILLENLSCKASGVLAIRKVINSLKLDPSSVDFVMNSGEEGVGDRYQRGAGNLAKAMAERSGCINCTGADIKAFCCAPVHTMIMAGSLIQSGIFDNVVVVGGGSLAKLGMKMKGHLTNSIPILEDVLAAFAIVLGKDDGQSPQIRLDVIGKHEVGAGSSQQAIYESLVKKPLDKLGMKIPDINKYATELHNPEITEPAGSGNVPKNNYRMIAGLAVMQGQLPREDLDEFEKIHGMPGYSPTQGHIPSSLPYLGHACRAILQGEIDNAMFVGKGSLFLAKMTNLSDGMSFIVEKNSGK from the coding sequence ATGGGTTTTCCGATTATAAAAGGTTTTTCTTATATAATTGCACATGTGCCTGATCTTGTTGTATATGGTTCCAAGCCAACAAGAGAATTGATCAAAGATAGTACATTACGTGATAGGATCACTTCAAATCTGCGTAGTTACGATGAAGCCAAAGATTATCCTCCTCATCAGGCATTTATTGGAAATATTAAGCCTGAGGATTTATGGAATTATGAAAAACCATGGTTTAAAAACTTACTTACTGGCAGCCTTCGTACAAGTCCTTGGGGCGAAATAATGCCTGAGGATGAATTTTATGCCCTGTTAAAAATTGTAGATGAATTCGATTTGATATATTTATCCCGGGAGTTTACAGATCAGGTCAGAAATAAATATGAAAAAAATGAACTTTTCGAACCTGCGGAAATTGAACGTTTGGGTTCAGGGGTTGAGTTAGGAAAGATCGAAGAAAAGATCAAGGCAGGAGCAATGTCTTTGCAGATCGGGGGAAATACTGTCGGATGCATACAGGACGGGCACGATGAAGATGACAACCTTAAAGCTGATATCCTGTTAGAAAATTTAAGCTGTAAGGCATCAGGTGTGTTGGCGATCCGCAAAGTGATCAACTCATTGAAGTTAGATCCATCTTCAGTTGATTTTGTTATGAACTCCGGAGAAGAAGGTGTGGGAGACAGGTACCAACGAGGAGCAGGAAACCTGGCAAAAGCAATGGCTGAAAGATCTGGTTGTATTAATTGTACAGGAGCTGATATCAAGGCTTTTTGCTGCGCACCCGTGCATACGATGATAATGGCCGGCAGTCTTATTCAATCAGGAATTTTTGACAATGTAGTAGTGGTCGGAGGAGGATCGCTAGCGAAACTGGGAATGAAGATGAAGGGCCATCTGACGAATTCGATCCCAATCCTTGAAGATGTTCTCGCGGCATTCGCCATAGTTCTCGGGAAAGATGATGGGCAAAGTCCTCAAATTAGACTTGATGTAATTGGCAAACATGAAGTTGGAGCAGGCTCCTCACAACAGGCGATTTATGAATCACTTGTAAAAAAACCGCTCGACAAATTGGGGATGAAAATACCCGATATCAACAAATATGCAACAGAACTGCACAATCCTGAAATAACTGAACCTGCCGGAAGTGGAAATGTACCAAAAAATAATTACCGCATGATTGCTGGATTAGCAGTTATGCAGGGGCAGCTACCGCGCGAAGATCTGGATGAATTTGAGAAAATCCACGGAATGCCCGGCTATTCACCAACTCAAGGACATATCCCATCTTCCCTTCCGTATCTTGGCCATGCCTGCAGAGCAATTCTCCAGGGAGAAATTGATAATGCCATGTTTGTCGGAAAGGGCAGTCTCTTTCTGGCCAAAATGACAAATTTATCAGATGGGATGTCTTTCATAGTAGAGAAGAATAGTGGAAAATAA
- the grdA gene encoding glycine/sarcosine/betaine reductase complex selenoprotein A, which produces MFQGKKVLCIGERDGVPGSAIAECIKTAGGEPVLQLTQCFVUTAAGAMDLEDQGIIKKTVDEQSDKDVVMVILGSPDEKSAEIYAETVTNGDPTYAGPLAGVSLRLPVYHIIEDEVKEHIDPKVYQQQVGMMEMVLDKEAITKIVKQIRES; this is translated from the coding sequence ATGTTTCAAGGGAAAAAAGTCTTGTGCATTGGAGAAAGAGACGGAGTACCGGGCTCAGCGATTGCTGAATGCATAAAGACAGCAGGCGGTGAACCTGTTCTACAGCTCACACAATGCTTTGTCTGAACGGCAGCTGGAGCTATGGATCTGGAAGATCAGGGGATTATCAAAAAAACGGTTGATGAACAGAGTGATAAAGATGTTGTAATGGTTATTCTAGGTTCCCCTGATGAAAAAAGTGCGGAAATCTATGCAGAGACTGTTACAAATGGAGATCCCACTTACGCAGGTCCCTTAGCCGGAGTTTCGTTGAGACTCCCCGTGTATCACATTATTGAAGACGAGGTAAAAGAACATATCGACCCTAAAGTATATCAACAACAGGTCGGAATGATGGAGATGGTTCTTGATAAGGAAGCGATTACTAAAATCGTTAAACAAATCAGGGAAAGTTGA